In Hirundo rustica isolate bHirRus1 chromosome 2, bHirRus1.pri.v3, whole genome shotgun sequence, one genomic interval encodes:
- the IGSF11 gene encoding immunoglobulin superfamily member 11 isoform X2: MDGLVCPLEVSVSSGSIQVARGQTAVLPCTFTTNAALTNLNVIWMVIPLSNANQPQQVILYQGGQIFGGAPQFYGRVGFAVTMPTTSASIFINNTQLSDTGTYQCLVNNLPDRGVRNIGVIGLTVLVPPSAPLCRIQGSLDVGSDITLTCSSEEGIPRPTYLWEKLDNVPKLPPTATQDQVQGTVTLRNISTVSSGLYQCVASNAIGTSTCLLDLQVIAPHPRSVGLIAGAVATGAVVLVICIVLVAVALFYWKNKHKEEEEEEIPNEIREDDLPPKCSSAAKTFHADASSSENDTLTSSNTYNSRYWNDPKANHATDSFTRFSNSNDAHQPPFSRSGSTSARPVYANGGHPSPAPAKTLVVTASTAPSPQEVIRSNGSVSRKPRLPHTRSYAVSQATLERIGAVPVMVPAQSRAGSLV; encoded by the exons GTCTTGTGTGTCCTCTGGAGGTGTCAGTCAGTTCAGGGAGTATCCAGGTTGCCCGAGGCCAGACAGCAGTGTTGCCCTGCACCTTCACCACCAACGCTGCTCTCACCAACCTCAATGTCATCTGGATGGTCATTCCTCTCTCTAACGCCAACCAGCCTCAACAG gttATTCTCTACCAAGGGGGTCAGATCTTTGGTGGTGCACCCCAGTTCTATGGGCGAGTGGGGTTTGCTGTGACAATGCCAACCACCAGTGCCTCCATCTTCATCAACAACACTCAGCTCTCGGATACTGGCACGTACCAGTGTTTGGTCAACAATCTTCCCGACCGAGGCGTCAGGAATATTGGAGTCATTGGACTTACTGTCTTGG TTCCTCCTTCTGCCCCACTTTGCAGAATCCAGGGGTCCCTGGACGTGGGCAGCGATATCACACTGACCTGCAGCTCGGAAGAAGGCATCCCCCGGCCTACATACCTCTGGGAGAAACTGGACAATGTCCCCAAGTTGCCCCCAACTGCCACACAAG ACCAAGTCCAGGGCACTGTCACTCTCCGAAATATCAGCACTGTGTCCTCAGGTCTTTACCAATGTGTGGCTTCAAATGCCATTGGAACCAGCACTTGCCTTCTGGACCTGCAAGTCATTGCAC CTCACCCGCGGAGTGTCGGCCTGATTGCAGGAGCGGTGGCCACAGGTGCCGTCGTGCTCGTTATTTGCATTGTGTTGGTGGCTGTAGCACTGTTctactggaaaaacaaacacaaagaagaagaagaggaggaaattcCCAATGAGATAAG GGAGGATGACCTGCCACCCAAATGCTCCTCTGCCGCAAAGACGTTCCACGCTGATGCGTCCTCATCAGAGAACGACACCCTCACCTCCTCCAACACCTACAACAGCCGCTACTGGAACGACCCCAAAGCTAACCACGCCACGGACTCCTTCACCCGCTTCAGCAACAGCAACGACGCTCACCAGCCCCCCTTCTCCCGCTCGGGGAGCACGAGTGCCCGTCCCGTCTATGCCAACGGCGGCCACCCATCCCCGGCTCCCGCTAAGACACTGGTGGTGACGGCCAGCACGGCGCCGTCGCCTCAGGAGGTGATCCGCAGCAACGGCTCGGTCAGCAGGAAGCCACGGCTGCCGCACACCCGTTCCTATGCAGTCAGCCAGGCCACGCTGGAGCGGATCGGGGCTGTCCCCGTCATGGTGCCCGCCCAGAGCCGGGCTGGCTCCCTGGTGTAG
- the IGSF11 gene encoding immunoglobulin superfamily member 11 isoform X1, with protein MTRRRPGDGGRWAPAALAALLALRGLVCPLEVSVSSGSIQVARGQTAVLPCTFTTNAALTNLNVIWMVIPLSNANQPQQVILYQGGQIFGGAPQFYGRVGFAVTMPTTSASIFINNTQLSDTGTYQCLVNNLPDRGVRNIGVIGLTVLVPPSAPLCRIQGSLDVGSDITLTCSSEEGIPRPTYLWEKLDNVPKLPPTATQDQVQGTVTLRNISTVSSGLYQCVASNAIGTSTCLLDLQVIAPHPRSVGLIAGAVATGAVVLVICIVLVAVALFYWKNKHKEEEEEEIPNEIREDDLPPKCSSAAKTFHADASSSENDTLTSSNTYNSRYWNDPKANHATDSFTRFSNSNDAHQPPFSRSGSTSARPVYANGGHPSPAPAKTLVVTASTAPSPQEVIRSNGSVSRKPRLPHTRSYAVSQATLERIGAVPVMVPAQSRAGSLV; from the exons GTCTTGTGTGTCCTCTGGAGGTGTCAGTCAGTTCAGGGAGTATCCAGGTTGCCCGAGGCCAGACAGCAGTGTTGCCCTGCACCTTCACCACCAACGCTGCTCTCACCAACCTCAATGTCATCTGGATGGTCATTCCTCTCTCTAACGCCAACCAGCCTCAACAG gttATTCTCTACCAAGGGGGTCAGATCTTTGGTGGTGCACCCCAGTTCTATGGGCGAGTGGGGTTTGCTGTGACAATGCCAACCACCAGTGCCTCCATCTTCATCAACAACACTCAGCTCTCGGATACTGGCACGTACCAGTGTTTGGTCAACAATCTTCCCGACCGAGGCGTCAGGAATATTGGAGTCATTGGACTTACTGTCTTGG TTCCTCCTTCTGCCCCACTTTGCAGAATCCAGGGGTCCCTGGACGTGGGCAGCGATATCACACTGACCTGCAGCTCGGAAGAAGGCATCCCCCGGCCTACATACCTCTGGGAGAAACTGGACAATGTCCCCAAGTTGCCCCCAACTGCCACACAAG ACCAAGTCCAGGGCACTGTCACTCTCCGAAATATCAGCACTGTGTCCTCAGGTCTTTACCAATGTGTGGCTTCAAATGCCATTGGAACCAGCACTTGCCTTCTGGACCTGCAAGTCATTGCAC CTCACCCGCGGAGTGTCGGCCTGATTGCAGGAGCGGTGGCCACAGGTGCCGTCGTGCTCGTTATTTGCATTGTGTTGGTGGCTGTAGCACTGTTctactggaaaaacaaacacaaagaagaagaagaggaggaaattcCCAATGAGATAAG GGAGGATGACCTGCCACCCAAATGCTCCTCTGCCGCAAAGACGTTCCACGCTGATGCGTCCTCATCAGAGAACGACACCCTCACCTCCTCCAACACCTACAACAGCCGCTACTGGAACGACCCCAAAGCTAACCACGCCACGGACTCCTTCACCCGCTTCAGCAACAGCAACGACGCTCACCAGCCCCCCTTCTCCCGCTCGGGGAGCACGAGTGCCCGTCCCGTCTATGCCAACGGCGGCCACCCATCCCCGGCTCCCGCTAAGACACTGGTGGTGACGGCCAGCACGGCGCCGTCGCCTCAGGAGGTGATCCGCAGCAACGGCTCGGTCAGCAGGAAGCCACGGCTGCCGCACACCCGTTCCTATGCAGTCAGCCAGGCCACGCTGGAGCGGATCGGGGCTGTCCCCGTCATGGTGCCCGCCCAGAGCCGGGCTGGCTCCCTGGTGTAG
- the IGSF11 gene encoding immunoglobulin superfamily member 11 isoform X3: MVIPLSNANQPQQVILYQGGQIFGGAPQFYGRVGFAVTMPTTSASIFINNTQLSDTGTYQCLVNNLPDRGVRNIGVIGLTVLVPPSAPLCRIQGSLDVGSDITLTCSSEEGIPRPTYLWEKLDNVPKLPPTATQDQVQGTVTLRNISTVSSGLYQCVASNAIGTSTCLLDLQVIAPHPRSVGLIAGAVATGAVVLVICIVLVAVALFYWKNKHKEEEEEEIPNEIREDDLPPKCSSAAKTFHADASSSENDTLTSSNTYNSRYWNDPKANHATDSFTRFSNSNDAHQPPFSRSGSTSARPVYANGGHPSPAPAKTLVVTASTAPSPQEVIRSNGSVSRKPRLPHTRSYAVSQATLERIGAVPVMVPAQSRAGSLV, translated from the exons ATGGTCATTCCTCTCTCTAACGCCAACCAGCCTCAACAG gttATTCTCTACCAAGGGGGTCAGATCTTTGGTGGTGCACCCCAGTTCTATGGGCGAGTGGGGTTTGCTGTGACAATGCCAACCACCAGTGCCTCCATCTTCATCAACAACACTCAGCTCTCGGATACTGGCACGTACCAGTGTTTGGTCAACAATCTTCCCGACCGAGGCGTCAGGAATATTGGAGTCATTGGACTTACTGTCTTGG TTCCTCCTTCTGCCCCACTTTGCAGAATCCAGGGGTCCCTGGACGTGGGCAGCGATATCACACTGACCTGCAGCTCGGAAGAAGGCATCCCCCGGCCTACATACCTCTGGGAGAAACTGGACAATGTCCCCAAGTTGCCCCCAACTGCCACACAAG ACCAAGTCCAGGGCACTGTCACTCTCCGAAATATCAGCACTGTGTCCTCAGGTCTTTACCAATGTGTGGCTTCAAATGCCATTGGAACCAGCACTTGCCTTCTGGACCTGCAAGTCATTGCAC CTCACCCGCGGAGTGTCGGCCTGATTGCAGGAGCGGTGGCCACAGGTGCCGTCGTGCTCGTTATTTGCATTGTGTTGGTGGCTGTAGCACTGTTctactggaaaaacaaacacaaagaagaagaagaggaggaaattcCCAATGAGATAAG GGAGGATGACCTGCCACCCAAATGCTCCTCTGCCGCAAAGACGTTCCACGCTGATGCGTCCTCATCAGAGAACGACACCCTCACCTCCTCCAACACCTACAACAGCCGCTACTGGAACGACCCCAAAGCTAACCACGCCACGGACTCCTTCACCCGCTTCAGCAACAGCAACGACGCTCACCAGCCCCCCTTCTCCCGCTCGGGGAGCACGAGTGCCCGTCCCGTCTATGCCAACGGCGGCCACCCATCCCCGGCTCCCGCTAAGACACTGGTGGTGACGGCCAGCACGGCGCCGTCGCCTCAGGAGGTGATCCGCAGCAACGGCTCGGTCAGCAGGAAGCCACGGCTGCCGCACACCCGTTCCTATGCAGTCAGCCAGGCCACGCTGGAGCGGATCGGGGCTGTCCCCGTCATGGTGCCCGCCCAGAGCCGGGCTGGCTCCCTGGTGTAG